A stretch of the Lytechinus variegatus isolate NC3 chromosome 5, Lvar_3.0, whole genome shotgun sequence genome encodes the following:
- the LOC121415039 gene encoding uncharacterized protein C9orf85 homolog, translating to MSSQRGNVKKSKPPKHVNKTGFKNSMHDTSKKTKEINQLIISGVCLRCKEILEWKIKYKKYKPLTQPKKCTKCQQKRVKDAYHIICAVCREAENVCGKCGMQVDQEEGDSNHLDNKEEAREELACLSEREMRAYLRAQEKTSGSQQHSRIPRHQAFEEAGELDNDNIESSVETIANRCSNVHLNGIPAS from the exons atgaGCAGTCAAAGAGGTAATGTTAAGAAGAGCAAGCCTCCTAAACATGTGAATAAAACAGGTTTTAAGAACTCAATGCACGACACcagcaaaaaaacaaaagaaatcaatcaACTGATTATTTCTGGTGTGTGTCTTCGATGTAAAGAGATTCTTGAATGGAAAATTAAGTACAAGAAATACAAGCCTTTGACTCAACCAAAGAAATG CACCAAATGTCAACAGAAGAGAGTGAAGGATGCTTATCACATCATCTGTGCAGTTTGCAGAGAAGCCGAAAATGTATGCGGCAAATGTGGAATGCAAGTAGATCAGGAAGAGGGTGATAG caaTCATCTTGATAACAAGGAAGAAGCAAGAGAAGAGCTAGCCTGTCTATCTGAGAGAGAAATGAGAGCTTACCTTAGAGCACAGGAGAAGACTTCAGGATCTCAACAACATTCTAGAATACCAAGGCATCAAGCTTTTGAAGAAGCAGGAGAATTGGACAATGATAATATAGAGAGTTCAGTTGAAACTATAGCTAACAGATGTAGCAATGTACATTTAAATGGGATCCCAGCCTCATGA